One Bacillota bacterium genomic region harbors:
- a CDS encoding ATPase, which produces MVKGHIKRVFPGGNTSQGFYSYYDYILGQEEASRIFVLKGGPGVGKSTFMRSIGMEMVNRGYDVEFMHCSSDNNSLDGVVIPALKVALVDGTAPHIVDPKNPGAVDEIIHLGDFWDYKGIRENREAILKDNMEVRRLFDRAYRYIKAAACFYEDNAVIYGWAMDAAQVNILAKRWSDEIFAGNDITDKEGKQRHLFASAITPDGVKNYLDTVLTTKRIYAVKGYPGTGTEKLLEKIRHAALERGFYTESYYCALHPQKIEHLLIPEADVSFTTVNDYHDVNVEKFSEINLNQFLDKLVLEKYSDVLEFNMSQFNFLLQKAVETIKMAKAVHDRIEKHYIGNMDFEAKKRCMEATLAEILEEASPKY; this is translated from the coding sequence GTGGTTAAAGGCCATATTAAAAGGGTTTTTCCGGGTGGAAACACCTCGCAGGGATTTTACAGTTATTATGATTATATACTGGGGCAGGAGGAAGCTTCAAGAATATTTGTACTAAAAGGCGGTCCTGGAGTAGGAAAATCAACTTTTATGAGAAGTATAGGAATGGAGATGGTAAACAGGGGTTATGATGTGGAGTTCATGCACTGCTCAAGTGACAACAACAGCCTTGACGGAGTAGTAATACCAGCATTAAAGGTGGCATTAGTTGATGGTACGGCACCTCATATTGTGGATCCTAAAAATCCGGGAGCTGTTGACGAAATTATCCACCTAGGGGATTTCTGGGACTATAAAGGTATAAGGGAAAACAGGGAAGCTATACTCAAGGACAACATGGAGGTAAGAAGATTATTTGACAGGGCTTACAGGTACATAAAGGCAGCAGCCTGCTTTTATGAGGATAACGCCGTTATATACGGGTGGGCCATGGATGCCGCTCAGGTCAATATTCTTGCCAAACGCTGGAGTGATGAAATATTTGCGGGTAATGACATAACAGACAAAGAAGGAAAACAAAGGCACTTGTTTGCAAGCGCCATAACGCCTGATGGTGTAAAGAATTACCTTGATACAGTACTGACTACCAAAAGGATATATGCTGTAAAAGGTTATCCGGGTACCGGCACTGAAAAACTCTTGGAGAAGATAAGACATGCAGCTTTAGAAAGAGGATTTTATACCGAGTCGTATTATTGTGCGCTGCATCCTCAGAAAATTGAACATTTGCTTATTCCGGAGGCAGATGTTTCCTTTACGACGGTTAATGATTACCATGATGTTAACGTGGAAAAATTTTCAGAAATTAACCTTAATCAGTTTTTAGATAAACTTGTTCTTGAAAAATATTCGGATGTTTTAGAGTTTAACATGTCACAATTTAATTTTCTCTTACAAAAAGCTGTGGAAACCATTAAAATGGCAAAAGCCGTACACGACAGGATAGAGAAACATTATATTGGGAATATGGATTTTGAAGCGAAAAAGAGATGCATGGAGGCAACTCTTGCCGAAATATTGGAAGAAGCTTCCCCCAAATACTAG
- a CDS encoding threonylcarbamoyl-AMP synthase, whose amino-acid sequence MKTEVVKIDVNNIEKDKLIYAAEIIKNGGLVAFPTETVYGLGANALNSEAVKKIFKAKGRPLDNPLIVHIADIKSIDKLVVEMPCGVQKLIDKFWPGPLTLVFKKSPVIPDEITAGLDTIAIRMPSHPIALALIKEAGLPIAAPSANSSGRPSPTLASHVLEDLSGKINLIIDGGSTHVGLESTVLDTTSFPPSILRPGGVTLEQLREVLGEVELDPDLVSKENLISEGNNNNATPKSPGVKYKHYSPKAKLVIVEGELDKVVNKINKLIIGYEKEGIRVGVLATDQTKNFYRSPVVISMGDRNHPDIIASNLFNCFREFDHLNIQVIFAEAIDKTGIGLAVMNRMNKAAGYNIIRL is encoded by the coding sequence TTGAAGACCGAAGTAGTAAAAATAGATGTAAACAACATTGAAAAGGACAAGCTTATTTACGCTGCCGAAATTATTAAAAATGGCGGTTTGGTTGCTTTCCCTACAGAAACGGTATATGGCCTTGGAGCAAACGCATTAAACAGCGAAGCTGTAAAAAAAATTTTTAAGGCCAAAGGAAGACCTTTAGATAATCCTCTTATTGTCCATATTGCTGATATTAAATCAATTGATAAACTTGTTGTTGAAATGCCTTGTGGAGTCCAAAAACTGATTGATAAATTTTGGCCCGGTCCTCTTACCCTCGTTTTCAAGAAATCCCCGGTAATTCCGGATGAAATAACTGCAGGACTTGATACTATTGCAATAAGGATGCCCTCACACCCCATCGCGCTGGCACTGATAAAGGAAGCAGGGCTTCCCATAGCTGCACCCAGTGCAAATTCTTCAGGTAGACCGAGCCCAACATTAGCAAGCCATGTATTAGAAGATTTGTCGGGGAAAATCAATTTAATAATTGACGGTGGTTCTACACATGTGGGCCTTGAATCAACAGTATTGGACACAACGTCTTTTCCCCCCTCAATATTGAGGCCCGGAGGGGTAACATTAGAACAGTTGCGTGAAGTGCTGGGTGAAGTAGAACTGGATCCGGATCTTGTTTCAAAAGAAAACCTTATTTCTGAAGGAAATAACAATAATGCAACCCCAAAGTCCCCGGGAGTAAAATATAAACATTATTCTCCTAAGGCAAAACTGGTAATTGTGGAAGGCGAACTTGATAAAGTCGTTAATAAGATAAATAAATTAATTATTGGTTATGAAAAAGAAGGGATACGGGTTGGTGTTCTCGCCACAGATCAAACCAAAAATTTTTACCGAAGTCCTGTAGTTATATCCATGGGCGACAGGAACCATCCGGATATAATTGCATCAAACCTATTCAACTGTTTTAGAGAGTTTGACCACTTGAATATACAGGTAATATTTGCAGAAGCTATAGATAAAACAGGAATAGGGCTGGCTGTTATGAATAGGATGAATAAAGCTGCAGGTTATAATATAATTAGATTATGA
- a CDS encoding low molecular weight protein arginine phosphatase, which yields MKKILFVCTGNTCRSIMAEGFFNEAVENDPLLSKHFTASSAGIMAINGNSASPNSIQSLKEDWGIDISSHKARLIKYEDIKNAYLVLTMTRNHKDAITRLFPDIKPRVYTLKEYAEGKNTKEYFGKDIADDYDFTLDILDPYGMSIQVYRQCAGDIKEAIDKLIQRLKQEIET from the coding sequence TTGAAAAAAATACTATTTGTTTGCACAGGAAATACATGCAGGAGTATAATGGCAGAGGGTTTTTTTAATGAAGCCGTTGAAAATGATCCTCTCCTGTCAAAACACTTTACTGCTTCCTCTGCAGGAATAATGGCAATAAACGGCAACTCCGCTTCTCCAAATTCAATCCAATCTCTGAAAGAAGATTGGGGAATTGATATTAGCTCTCATAAAGCGAGGCTAATTAAGTATGAAGATATAAAGAATGCATATTTAGTATTAACTATGACTCGTAATCATAAGGATGCTATAACTCGTTTGTTCCCGGACATAAAACCCAGAGTATACACTTTAAAGGAATATGCCGAAGGGAAAAATACCAAAGAGTATTTCGGAAAAGATATAGCTGACGATTATGATTTTACTCTGGATATTCTTGACCCTTACGGTATGTCTATACAGGTTTATAGGCAGTGTGCCGGGGATATAAAAGAAGCTATAGATAAGCTAATTCAAAGGTTAAAACAGGAAATTGAGACATAA
- a CDS encoding cytidine deaminase, translating to MRPTWDEYFMEIVELIKTRSTCLRRQVGALIVKDKRILATGYNGAPMGCKHCTQIGCLRQELDIPSGQRHELCRGIHAEQNAIIQAAYSGVSVKGGTLYVTTQPCVLCAKMIINAGIKKIVFKGDYPDELAMSLLREAEIRVVKFEPPLSFVQD from the coding sequence TTGAGGCCTACATGGGATGAATATTTTATGGAAATTGTTGAGTTAATCAAAACCAGGTCAACATGTCTAAGGAGGCAAGTGGGAGCTTTAATTGTAAAAGACAAGCGTATACTCGCTACCGGTTATAACGGAGCTCCCATGGGTTGTAAACATTGTACACAAATAGGCTGTCTCAGGCAGGAATTGGATATTCCTTCAGGGCAGAGGCATGAGCTGTGCAGAGGTATCCATGCCGAGCAAAACGCCATAATACAAGCGGCATATTCAGGAGTAAGCGTGAAGGGTGGAACACTTTATGTTACCACACAGCCATGTGTATTATGTGCTAAAATGATAATCAATGCAGGAATAAAAAAAATTGTTTTTAAAGGTGATTATCCCGACGAATTGGCAATGTCGCTTTTAAGGGAAGCAGAAATACGGGTAGTAAAGTTTGAACCACCATTAAGTTTTGTGCAGGATTAA
- a CDS encoding ZIP family metal transporter — MAYLAKITLFGLISGITGTGIGALMALAINRINNRLLSFILEFSGGLMTAVVCFELIPEALELSGTITTFTGIFSGIIAIMLIENYIKQSDFFKKSRGNSNLLKTGVLMAIGIALHNFPEGFAVGSGFQASLRLGATVTLVIVIHDIPEGIAMALPMRSGGFTKARTFFYTLLSGIPMGIGALLGALLGGISTDFIAACLGFAAGAMLYIVFVELVPESKKIYLGRLSSIGNVLGIVCGIMISIYN, encoded by the coding sequence ATGGCCTATTTAGCAAAAATAACCTTATTTGGCCTTATATCAGGAATAACAGGTACAGGTATTGGTGCTTTAATGGCCTTGGCTATTAATAGGATAAACAATCGTCTACTCAGTTTCATTTTAGAGTTTTCAGGAGGGTTGATGACTGCCGTAGTCTGTTTTGAGCTTATACCTGAAGCGCTTGAACTTAGCGGCACTATTACTACTTTTACAGGTATATTTTCAGGAATAATAGCCATTATGCTGATTGAAAATTATATAAAACAATCGGACTTTTTTAAGAAAAGCAGAGGTAATAGCAATCTTTTAAAAACCGGTGTCCTTATGGCAATAGGAATTGCTCTGCACAACTTTCCTGAAGGATTTGCCGTAGGTTCCGGATTTCAGGCTTCGTTAAGGCTTGGAGCTACTGTTACCCTGGTTATCGTGATACATGATATTCCTGAGGGAATTGCCATGGCTTTACCCATGCGGTCAGGAGGTTTTACCAAAGCCAGGACTTTTTTTTATACTTTGCTATCGGGAATTCCTATGGGTATAGGCGCACTTCTAGGAGCCCTTCTGGGTGGAATATCAACGGATTTTATAGCAGCCTGCCTTGGTTTTGCAGCAGGAGCAATGCTTTATATTGTTTTTGTGGAATTGGTGCCTGAATCAAAAAAAATTTACCTTGGTCGACTATCTTCTATTGGTAACGTATTGGGTATAGTTTGTGGTATAATGATATCAATTTATAATTAA
- the rpiB gene encoding ribose 5-phosphate isomerase B has product MIAIGSDHAGYELKKEIIDYLVQKGYEVKDFGTNCKETSVDYPDFGLAVAEAVKNGECEKGIVICGTGIGISISANKVPGIRAALCTDSYMAKMSREHNNANILALGSRVLGVGLALDIVDTWLKTEFVKDRHKRRVDKIIEIEKNFYRIE; this is encoded by the coding sequence ATGATTGCAATAGGAAGCGACCATGCAGGCTACGAATTAAAAAAGGAAATAATTGATTACCTTGTCCAAAAAGGTTATGAGGTAAAAGATTTTGGGACAAATTGTAAAGAAACTTCAGTTGACTACCCGGATTTCGGACTTGCTGTGGCCGAAGCTGTTAAAAATGGAGAATGTGAAAAAGGCATTGTTATTTGTGGGACAGGCATAGGAATTTCCATATCTGCCAATAAAGTCCCCGGTATCAGGGCTGCCCTTTGTACGGACAGTTATATGGCAAAAATGAGTAGAGAGCATAATAATGCCAATATACTCGCCTTAGGCAGTAGAGTACTTGGAGTAGGCCTTGCCCTAGATATTGTAGATACGTGGCTCAAAACAGAGTTTGTTAAAGATAGGCACAAGAGAAGAGTGGATAAGATTATTGAAATTGAAAAAAATTTTTATAGAATAGAATAG
- the prfA gene encoding peptide chain release factor 1, producing the protein MFGNLQNAEYRYEEINHKLSDPSIINNHEEYRKLLKEHSDLEPIVFKYREYKKVNKDISEAKELLRQKLDKDFHDMVLSELEEAQLKLEQIEMELKILLLPKDPNDERSVIMEIRAGAGGEEAALFAGVLFRMYSRYAERNHWKIEVLDSNPTELGGFKEIVFSIEAKGAFSRLKYESGVHRVQRVPTTESSGRIHTSTVTVAVLPEVDEVEVDINPADLEIDTFRAGGAGGQHINKTDSAIRITHKPTGIVVTCQDERSQHKNKEKAMKVLRSKLYKIAQLEQEAEVAQARKSQVGTGERSERVRTYNYPQGRVTDHRIGLTLYRLEEILDGDLEEIIDALITTDQAKKLAEGVLNEE; encoded by the coding sequence ATGTTTGGTAATTTACAAAATGCTGAATACAGGTATGAAGAAATAAACCACAAATTAAGTGATCCATCAATTATAAACAATCATGAAGAATACAGGAAGTTGTTAAAAGAACACTCTGATTTGGAACCCATTGTATTTAAGTACAGGGAATATAAAAAGGTAAACAAGGATATCAGTGAAGCAAAAGAGCTACTTAGGCAAAAGCTCGACAAAGATTTTCACGATATGGTTTTATCTGAGCTTGAAGAAGCCCAGTTGAAACTGGAGCAAATAGAAATGGAGCTTAAAATACTCCTTCTCCCTAAAGACCCTAATGATGAAAGAAGCGTTATTATGGAAATAAGGGCAGGAGCTGGAGGAGAAGAAGCTGCTTTATTTGCCGGGGTGCTTTTCAGGATGTATTCACGTTATGCAGAACGAAATCACTGGAAAATAGAAGTTTTAGATTCCAATCCTACTGAATTGGGCGGCTTCAAAGAAATTGTATTTTCCATAGAAGCTAAAGGCGCATTCAGCAGGCTAAAATACGAAAGTGGTGTCCACAGGGTCCAAAGAGTGCCTACCACAGAATCAAGCGGCCGAATTCATACTTCCACTGTCACTGTAGCTGTATTGCCTGAGGTTGATGAAGTAGAAGTAGATATTAATCCTGCAGATCTCGAAATTGATACCTTTAGGGCAGGAGGAGCCGGAGGTCAGCACATAAATAAAACAGATTCCGCAATAAGAATTACCCATAAGCCTACAGGTATAGTGGTTACTTGCCAGGATGAACGCTCCCAGCACAAAAACAAAGAAAAAGCCATGAAGGTTTTAAGGTCTAAACTTTACAAAATTGCGCAACTTGAACAAGAAGCCGAGGTTGCCCAGGCCAGGAAAAGCCAGGTTGGTACCGGCGAGAGAAGTGAAAGGGTACGTACTTACAATTACCCTCAAGGGAGGGTTACCGACCACAGGATAGGTTTGACCCTTTATAGGCTTGAAGAAATCCTAGATGGGGATCTTGAGGAAATTATTGATGCCCTCATTACAACCGACCAAGCAAAAAAATTAGCTGAGGGTGTTTTGAATGAAGAATAA